The following proteins are encoded in a genomic region of Phycisphaera sp.:
- a CDS encoding PRC-barrel domain-containing protein: MTMMKTQTTLFALVAAAGLAISAPAIAATQSQDSGNRTQERSQSQQRAYVFDSADNVLDTTLKNRQGDELGTIDDLVVDRGTGRIEAVVISEGGFLGFGGTQVAIPFDAFFLNSNTKALNLNASEAMFEDEDRTLPDGWQRLEDGWEKDLSTLASSDWASRQRIPATDKDTETKSMSGTITAVDRVDFEGGHHWMAIRIGEAGEGDRENDGGEGRYANGEFAKDGNWVVLGPAWYATGAMAAPVRGQRVEVEAFDGHEGMTYAKRATFDGEEVRYRDERFEPMWTNRMMRSDSQRNPGPMVLLTDVLDENVIWGRSDDEVGEVTDAVLELTTGHVSVLAIDPDGDWWGQDVGPRGVPFDIARIGRDAITLDATRSMLGGAEVLPEDLRSMTMPRTREAVFVVFEVSPPVYNR; this comes from the coding sequence ATGACCATGATGAAGACTCAAACCACCCTGTTCGCGCTTGTTGCTGCGGCAGGCCTGGCGATTTCCGCCCCGGCCATCGCCGCCACGCAGAGCCAGGACTCGGGCAACCGTACTCAAGAGCGTTCGCAGAGCCAGCAGCGCGCGTACGTTTTTGATTCGGCGGATAATGTGCTGGATACCACCCTCAAGAACCGCCAGGGCGACGAACTCGGCACCATAGATGATCTGGTCGTCGACCGCGGCACCGGCCGCATCGAGGCGGTCGTGATCAGCGAGGGCGGCTTCCTGGGCTTCGGTGGCACGCAAGTGGCCATCCCGTTCGATGCGTTCTTCTTGAACTCGAACACCAAGGCCCTCAACCTGAATGCCTCCGAAGCCATGTTCGAGGATGAGGATCGCACCCTGCCCGATGGCTGGCAACGCCTCGAGGATGGTTGGGAGAAGGACCTGAGCACGCTCGCATCGTCCGATTGGGCGTCCCGCCAGCGGATCCCCGCGACTGACAAGGACACCGAAACCAAGTCGATGAGCGGCACCATCACCGCCGTCGACCGCGTGGACTTCGAGGGCGGCCACCACTGGATGGCGATCCGCATCGGTGAGGCCGGAGAAGGCGACCGAGAGAACGATGGGGGCGAAGGCCGTTATGCCAACGGTGAGTTTGCGAAGGACGGCAATTGGGTTGTCCTGGGGCCCGCGTGGTATGCCACCGGAGCCATGGCCGCTCCGGTTCGTGGGCAGCGGGTCGAGGTCGAAGCCTTCGATGGCCACGAGGGCATGACGTACGCCAAGAGGGCGACCTTTGACGGCGAGGAGGTCCGCTACCGCGACGAACGGTTCGAGCCCATGTGGACCAATCGCATGATGCGGTCCGACAGCCAGCGTAACCCGGGACCGATGGTGCTGCTGACGGACGTACTAGACGAGAACGTGATCTGGGGCCGCTCGGATGACGAGGTCGGTGAGGTAACCGACGCCGTACTTGAACTCACCACCGGCCACGTCTCCGTGCTCGCGATCGACCCGGACGGTGACTGGTGGGGTCAGGATGTCGGACCAAGGGGTGTGCCGTTCGACATCGCGCGCATCGGCCGGGATGCCATCACCCTCGACGCGACCCGCTCGATGCTGGGTGGCGCCGAGGTGCTGCCCGAGGACCTGCGGTCGATGACCATGCCGCGGACCCGTGAGGCGGTGTTCGTGGTCTTTGAGGTGTCGCCGCCGGTGTACAACCGCTAA